A stretch of the Nitratifractor salsuginis DSM 16511 genome encodes the following:
- the hemW gene encoding radical SAM family heme chaperone HemW, which yields MLLYIHIPYCDSKCHYCSFNSYTGRFDTRPDYMKALHRQLLFELERFEATPGSIETLFIGGGTPSTVPPELYAPLFETLKPYLASEAELNCEANPNSASDTWLKGMKALGINRISFGVQSFDPDKLKRLGRAHTPRQAIEAVERAADIGFKRLSLDLIYNCAGDDRELLNRDLDIASDLPVGHLSAYELTIEEGTPFAQTPDVRQENVALARWMARAIEERGLPQYEISNFGDPCRHNLGYWQLKDYIGLGAGAVGFRQDRRYYPPTALDRYLANPLSHRTEILSAEDLKTERLFLGLRSRLGVDEAWLSPSERERARLLVREGKLLTRPGGYRNPDLFLADELVLFLMD from the coding sequence ATGCTGCTTTATATTCACATCCCCTACTGCGATTCCAAATGCCATTATTGCAGTTTCAACTCCTATACCGGGCGCTTTGATACCCGCCCGGACTATATGAAGGCGCTGCACCGTCAACTCCTCTTTGAACTGGAGCGCTTCGAGGCGACCCCCGGCTCCATCGAAACTCTCTTCATCGGCGGCGGAACCCCCAGCACGGTCCCACCCGAACTCTACGCCCCTCTTTTTGAAACCCTCAAACCCTACCTGGCCTCCGAAGCGGAGCTCAATTGCGAAGCCAACCCCAACTCCGCTTCGGACACGTGGCTGAAGGGAATGAAAGCGCTGGGGATCAACCGGATCAGTTTCGGGGTCCAGAGCTTCGACCCCGACAAGCTCAAGCGCCTGGGGCGGGCCCACACACCCCGGCAGGCAATCGAAGCGGTGGAGCGTGCTGCCGACATAGGCTTCAAGCGCCTCTCCCTCGATCTGATCTACAACTGCGCCGGAGATGACCGTGAGCTGCTCAATCGGGATCTCGACATCGCCTCGGACCTTCCCGTCGGTCACCTCTCCGCCTACGAGCTGACCATCGAAGAAGGCACCCCCTTCGCCCAAACGCCTGACGTACGCCAGGAGAATGTGGCCCTGGCCCGATGGATGGCCCGGGCGATCGAAGAGCGGGGCTTGCCCCAGTACGAGATCTCAAATTTCGGCGATCCCTGCCGCCACAATCTGGGCTATTGGCAGCTAAAAGACTACATCGGGCTGGGGGCGGGAGCGGTGGGCTTCCGGCAGGACCGCCGCTACTACCCCCCTACCGCCCTGGATCGCTACCTGGCGAACCCGCTCTCCCATCGGACCGAGATCCTCTCCGCGGAAGATCTCAAGACCGAGCGCCTCTTTTTGGGATTGCGCTCCCGACTGGGTGTCGACGAAGCCTGGCTCAGCCCTTCGGAACGGGAACGGGCCCGACTGCTGGTCAGGGAGGGCAAACTCCTCACCCGTCCCGGCGGCTACCGCAACCCCGATCTCTTTCTAGCCGATGAACTCGTCCTCTTTCTGATGGATTAG
- the tatB gene encoding Sec-independent protein translocase protein TatB, with the protein MFGMGFSEILVIALVAILFLGPDKLPEAMVQIAKFFNSVRKTINEAKSTFEEELHLKELKEEALSYRQSLSEVGSDISGFKNAISNHTDELQEAIEIARSGMPTDRLNESVDDLLEEDEPTGETSQRPGVTEYKEMARKALEEAENSAEAQTAETPSVEDKGPESSPKESSRPAGFKHLDNEANA; encoded by the coding sequence ATGTTTGGAATGGGTTTCAGCGAAATATTGGTGATCGCCCTGGTGGCCATCCTCTTTCTGGGGCCGGACAAACTCCCCGAGGCGATGGTGCAGATCGCCAAGTTTTTCAACAGTGTCCGCAAGACCATCAACGAAGCCAAGAGCACCTTTGAAGAGGAGCTCCATCTCAAGGAGCTCAAGGAAGAGGCGCTAAGCTATCGTCAAAGCCTCAGCGAAGTCGGCTCGGATATCAGCGGCTTCAAAAACGCCATCTCCAACCATACCGATGAGTTGCAAGAGGCGATTGAGATCGCCCGAAGCGGTATGCCGACCGATCGGCTCAACGAATCGGTCGATGATCTCCTGGAAGAGGATGAACCGACCGGCGAAACATCTCAGCGTCCGGGGGTTACCGAATACAAAGAGATGGCCCGCAAAGCCCTCGAAGAGGCGGAAAACTCCGCGGAGGCACAAACGGCCGAAACTCCCTCCGTCGAGGACAAGGGCCCCGAAAGCAGCCCCAAAGAATCATCCCGGCCTGCCGGGTTCAAACACCTCGATAATGAAGCGAACGCCTGA